A window of the Dyadobacter pollutisoli genome harbors these coding sequences:
- a CDS encoding DMP19 family protein: MGLFDFLKKSGSNEDKYWEFDPANHFRPRINRADYFKLSDFDFGWLILEPITAFINGKEEEKAKSLSYGQKALNYWWYVDGQVTNGGFVQFYYNGYGKYVQTVLKGLEHIGDFKMADLIRRADAIYKENEKVIAKARKKDLFGSDLSERLEALSELDNHYYQLHGKTMAHIEKYIKANPAEICVDENGDVFDIHFSGEYKTYYTDKQVKEVFNINNGLADGAFNSYFESGMLQETIHFDGGVQTGEKAGYFENGNIQYATKRNDSSNQFECWTYFENGSPKSLEYKSIPDNERIGVYKEWYDNGQLSKSGTYISAFKRDKDWLEYYQDGSQKLKAEFKDGTFLIHDFWNEHSEHLLIAGTGLYINEYSYSEGVIGREEQEYKNYKRDGKQHSYRNGQLTLYQEMKDGKEDGITRSYYNNGNVQRETIYRNGESASSQVFPKSENPVGKVTFQYLMNDQWLLDQDLPTADTYPVCLNEQEIALNIKMPKAFAEPDNHHLEGSTCLWLSVDKTGRVRKVDFKSAYMTNGQEFMAVVDKMKFRPAMKEGVEVASYMYVIANFNVE, encoded by the coding sequence ATGGGCTTATTTGATTTTTTGAAAAAGAGCGGTTCCAATGAAGACAAATATTGGGAATTTGATCCGGCTAATCATTTCAGGCCGAGAATTAATAGAGCTGACTATTTCAAGCTCTCGGACTTTGACTTTGGATGGCTGATACTTGAACCAATCACGGCTTTTATAAATGGTAAAGAGGAGGAAAAAGCAAAGTCGTTGTCTTATGGCCAAAAGGCGCTTAATTATTGGTGGTATGTAGACGGACAAGTTACGAATGGCGGTTTTGTACAGTTTTATTACAATGGTTATGGGAAATATGTGCAAACTGTTTTGAAAGGGCTTGAACACATAGGTGATTTCAAGATGGCCGATCTTATAAGAAGGGCCGATGCGATTTATAAAGAAAATGAAAAGGTGATTGCAAAGGCCAGGAAAAAGGATTTGTTTGGTAGTGACCTATCTGAGCGGCTGGAAGCGCTCTCAGAATTAGATAATCATTATTATCAGCTTCATGGGAAAACCATGGCGCATATTGAAAAATATATCAAAGCAAACCCAGCTGAGATTTGTGTCGATGAAAATGGCGATGTGTTCGATATTCATTTTTCCGGCGAATACAAAACATATTATACTGACAAACAGGTAAAGGAAGTTTTTAACATCAACAACGGATTGGCGGATGGTGCTTTCAATAGTTATTTTGAAAGTGGAATGTTGCAGGAAACCATTCATTTTGACGGTGGGGTGCAAACGGGCGAGAAGGCAGGGTATTTTGAAAATGGCAACATTCAGTATGCAACCAAACGCAATGATAGCTCTAACCAATTTGAATGCTGGACCTATTTCGAAAACGGGTCGCCGAAAAGCCTTGAATACAAGTCTATCCCCGACAACGAGAGAATTGGAGTGTATAAGGAATGGTATGACAATGGCCAACTATCGAAATCGGGAACCTATATATCAGCTTTCAAAAGAGATAAAGACTGGCTCGAATATTACCAAGACGGAAGTCAGAAATTGAAAGCAGAATTTAAGGACGGGACTTTCTTGATCCATGACTTTTGGAATGAGCATAGTGAGCATCTGCTGATAGCTGGAACGGGGCTCTACATAAATGAATATTCCTACTCTGAGGGCGTAATTGGTAGAGAAGAACAGGAATACAAGAATTATAAACGAGACGGAAAGCAGCATTCATACCGAAATGGTCAGCTTACTTTGTATCAGGAGATGAAAGATGGCAAAGAGGACGGTATTACCAGAAGTTATTATAACAATGGCAATGTGCAGCGTGAAACAATCTATCGAAACGGTGAAAGTGCATCAAGCCAAGTGTTTCCAAAATCCGAAAATCCGGTTGGAAAGGTCACCTTTCAGTATTTAATGAACGATCAGTGGCTGTTAGATCAGGATTTGCCAACAGCGGATACTTATCCTGTCTGCCTTAATGAGCAAGAAATAGCCCTTAATATCAAAATGCCCAAAGCATTTGCTGAACCTGATAATCACCACCTCGAAGGCTCGACCTGTCTTTGGTTATCAGTTGACAAAACAGGTCGTGTCCGAAAAGTCGATTTCAAATCGGCATATATGACCAATGGGCAAGAATTCATGGCAGTTGTGGACAAGATGAAGTTCAGACCGGCTATGAAGGAGGGGGTGGAAGTGGCATCGTATATGTATGTTATTGCTAATTTTAATGTTGAGTAA
- a CDS encoding pyridoxamine 5'-phosphate oxidase family protein produces MYHTGEEQAQLITGEKAVGDRNGRIVTNKIIPGAIHFIQNQPFFIASSMNENGEIWASVIAGTEGYVIVMDESTIQIDSNLVISNPQDSFWGNIIAHSKIGLLFIEPLSRRRFRVNGSVSMEENLVTIAIEQAYPNCPKYIQKRFLSRNETSPYSGEIESGSVLTSYIKGIVANADTFYVGSASDGGDLDASHRGGSPGFISIGVDGSFLIPDYQGNSMYNTLGNFLVNSQAALVFIDFEQMKTIQLTGTTEVMWDLDIADPDGAGTRRFWKFYTTSWVLLDNLKGYEWDFIDPSPFNPAR; encoded by the coding sequence ATGTACCACACAGGAGAAGAGCAAGCGCAACTGATCACCGGCGAGAAGGCCGTCGGTGATCGCAATGGAAGGATTGTTACCAACAAGATTATCCCCGGTGCAATCCATTTTATCCAGAACCAACCCTTTTTCATAGCAAGCAGCATGAACGAGAATGGTGAGATCTGGGCATCTGTCATTGCCGGCACAGAGGGATATGTAATTGTAATGGACGAAAGTACGATCCAAATAGATAGTAACCTGGTCATATCCAATCCTCAGGACTCGTTTTGGGGTAATATCATAGCTCATTCCAAAATTGGCTTGTTATTTATCGAGCCCTTGTCACGAAGAAGGTTCAGAGTAAATGGCAGTGTCAGTATGGAGGAGAACTTGGTAACCATTGCCATCGAACAGGCTTATCCGAATTGCCCGAAATACATTCAGAAACGGTTTTTGTCCAGAAATGAAACTTCACCTTATTCCGGTGAAATCGAATCAGGATCGGTATTGACGTCCTACATCAAAGGTATCGTCGCCAATGCGGATACTTTTTATGTCGGGAGTGCGAGCGATGGCGGGGATCTCGATGCCTCTCACCGGGGCGGTTCTCCCGGCTTTATTTCGATCGGGGTGGACGGGTCGTTTTTGATCCCGGATTACCAGGGAAACAGCATGTACAATACGCTGGGCAATTTTCTCGTCAATTCCCAGGCTGCATTGGTGTTCATCGATTTTGAACAAATGAAAACCATTCAGTTAACGGGAACTACGGAAGTAATGTGGGACCTTGATATCGCTGATCCGGACGGTGCAGGCACGCGCAGGTTCTGGAAGTTCTACACCACTAGCTGGGTTTTACTTGATAATCTGAAAGGTTATGAATGGGATTTTATTGACCCCTCTCCATTCAATCCTGCCCGGTAG
- a CDS encoding DsrE family protein, whose protein sequence is MKTAVLVFSDPKSGSEESLGRVFNALATVYEFKNAGQEVLLFFQGAGTRWPEQLLKTDHPAHQLFKAIEDKVEGVSCGCADVFGANPSGFDLIKDNQVPGTTGLPSLIRMQQEGYSIITF, encoded by the coding sequence ATGAAAACAGCAGTATTAGTATTTTCAGATCCCAAATCAGGCTCGGAAGAGTCGTTAGGCCGCGTATTCAATGCATTGGCAACCGTTTATGAATTCAAGAATGCTGGTCAGGAAGTGTTGCTGTTTTTCCAGGGAGCGGGAACCAGGTGGCCGGAACAATTGCTGAAAACCGATCACCCGGCGCATCAGCTTTTCAAAGCTATCGAAGATAAAGTGGAAGGCGTTTCATGTGGCTGCGCTGACGTGTTTGGAGCAAATCCTTCGGGTTTTGACCTCATTAAAGACAACCAGGTTCCCGGCACAACAGGTTTGCCCAGTCTGATCCGGATGCAGCAGGAAGGATATTCCATCATCACTTTTTGA
- a CDS encoding nuclear transport factor 2 family protein, which translates to MEKRPPLPPFTKESARVKVQAAENAWNTRDPFTVSLAYTVDTEWRNRSEFVNGREQVVELLTRKWEKELDYKLKKELWAFTDNRISVRFEYEWHDHSGQWHRSYGNEMWEFDENGLMQRRFASINDTDIKEEERRIK; encoded by the coding sequence ATGGAAAAGAGACCACCATTGCCACCATTCACGAAAGAAAGCGCCCGTGTGAAAGTACAGGCCGCGGAAAATGCATGGAATACCAGGGACCCGTTCACGGTCAGCCTGGCCTACACCGTCGATACGGAGTGGCGAAACCGTTCGGAATTTGTCAACGGCCGCGAACAGGTTGTGGAACTACTGACGCGCAAGTGGGAAAAGGAACTTGACTACAAGCTGAAAAAGGAGCTCTGGGCATTTACCGACAACAGAATTTCCGTGCGCTTTGAATATGAATGGCACGATCATTCGGGACAATGGCACCGGTCGTATGGTAACGAAATGTGGGAGTTTGATGAAAACGGCCTCATGCAAAGGAGGTTTGCCAGCATCAACGATACTGACATTAAGGAGGAAGAAAGAAGAATCAAATAA
- a CDS encoding TetR/AcrR family transcriptional regulator: MISKTGPRERILETASRLFYSQGYNNTGINQILAEANVAKASLYQHFGSKDELGVFYLKTGRQEWFSGMDQWTNAKKTPVQKLLACFDFLEYALQKDDYLGCKFINMLSEIGSTSPLMLREIVEHKGKLRQYMKNFVEKALDGTPEEETEMMGDAIYLMFEGAIVESKIYRNTWPVKKARRMTEILVKGNE; the protein is encoded by the coding sequence ATGATCAGTAAAACAGGACCCAGAGAGCGGATTTTGGAAACAGCTTCCAGATTGTTTTATAGCCAGGGCTATAACAATACGGGGATCAATCAGATCCTGGCCGAAGCAAATGTGGCGAAGGCCAGTTTGTACCAGCATTTTGGTTCCAAAGACGAACTGGGTGTTTTTTACCTGAAAACGGGCAGGCAGGAGTGGTTTTCGGGCATGGATCAGTGGACTAATGCAAAGAAAACTCCTGTACAAAAGCTCCTGGCATGTTTCGACTTTTTGGAATATGCCTTGCAAAAGGACGATTATTTAGGTTGTAAGTTCATAAATATGCTTTCCGAGATTGGGAGCACAAGTCCGCTGATGCTGCGGGAAATCGTGGAGCATAAGGGTAAGTTAAGGCAGTACATGAAGAATTTTGTTGAAAAAGCATTGGACGGTACGCCAGAGGAGGAAACCGAAATGATGGGCGATGCCATATACCTGATGTTTGAAGGAGCGATTGTAGAATCGAAAATTTACAGAAATACCTGGCCGGTGAAAAAGGCGAGGAGGATGACCGAGATCTTAGTAAAAGGTAACGAATAA
- a CDS encoding IS1182 family transposase, with protein sequence MQGKKNYSEKLFVSFQLSDRVPKENFYRRLSETLDLQFLYNETRGLYGKTGNPSIDPVVFFKLMLTGYLENITSDRRLIDHCAMRMDILFFIGYDIDESLPWHSTVSRTRQLYPAALFEALFNKVFSMCVDKGMVAGHTQAIDSAPVKANASMESLELKVPANSIRAHLALVVEGDPNVKSGQSSATPAITAEPYQLRQLKRYQDKLKDKRSFGIASNHEKAELLSNKTHYSPHDPDARISIKPGKLRKLNYHCSMAVDTAEGVISHIQASYADKRDSQCLPGVVSALQDRFTENELKVTDIVADAGYSNGYNYHFLEQRDLIGWIPVFGMYKPEIAGFNYDRKADSFTCSAGKLLPVRATEYNSEGKRLKAYWASRKDCKPCPLKSTCCPNTGSRRIVRTAYDNEYHRAYNRQHSYTGKRMKKLRQGTVEPVFGSLTQYYGLSKIAVLGIDGAHKNMVMAAIAFNIRKYMKFSITKTAQKTLQRARIGFSGAICGDARVAIPNF encoded by the coding sequence ATGCAAGGAAAGAAAAATTACTCGGAAAAGCTCTTCGTCAGCTTCCAACTTTCAGACCGCGTTCCTAAGGAAAATTTCTATCGCAGACTTAGCGAAACGCTCGATTTACAGTTTCTATACAATGAAACTCGCGGGCTGTATGGTAAAACAGGCAACCCATCAATCGATCCCGTCGTGTTCTTTAAGCTGATGCTGACCGGCTACTTAGAAAACATCACATCCGACCGCAGGCTGATTGATCATTGCGCCATGCGAATGGATATACTATTCTTTATCGGCTATGATATTGACGAATCGCTACCCTGGCACTCTACGGTTAGCAGGACCAGACAATTATATCCGGCTGCACTCTTCGAAGCTCTATTCAACAAAGTATTTTCAATGTGTGTGGACAAAGGAATGGTTGCAGGTCACACGCAGGCCATAGATTCCGCACCCGTTAAAGCAAACGCTTCGATGGAAAGTCTCGAATTGAAAGTACCAGCAAATTCAATTAGAGCACACCTTGCACTAGTTGTAGAAGGTGACCCTAATGTAAAAAGTGGTCAATCGTCGGCTACCCCAGCTATCACTGCTGAACCTTATCAGCTCAGACAACTGAAAAGGTATCAGGACAAATTAAAAGATAAAAGAAGCTTCGGGATCGCCTCTAACCACGAGAAAGCTGAGTTGTTAAGTAATAAAACCCATTACAGTCCGCATGATCCGGATGCGCGTATTTCCATTAAGCCAGGGAAGTTAAGGAAACTAAACTACCATTGCAGTATGGCAGTGGACACAGCCGAAGGTGTTATAAGTCATATACAGGCTAGTTATGCGGACAAACGTGATAGCCAATGCCTACCAGGAGTGGTAAGTGCTTTGCAGGATAGGTTTACTGAAAATGAGCTGAAGGTAACCGACATAGTCGCTGATGCAGGTTATTCCAACGGTTACAATTATCATTTCCTTGAACAGCGCGACCTGATAGGCTGGATACCCGTTTTCGGCATGTATAAACCGGAGATAGCTGGTTTTAACTATGATAGGAAAGCGGACTCCTTTACTTGTTCAGCAGGAAAGCTGCTTCCTGTTAGGGCGACCGAATACAATTCTGAAGGCAAGCGACTGAAAGCATATTGGGCTTCACGAAAAGACTGTAAGCCGTGTCCTCTAAAATCTACTTGCTGTCCAAATACTGGTTCGAGAAGGATTGTCAGGACAGCATATGACAACGAGTATCATAGGGCATACAACCGACAGCATTCGTATACCGGCAAGCGGATGAAAAAATTACGACAGGGGACGGTCGAGCCAGTGTTTGGAAGTCTGACACAATATTACGGACTCAGTAAGATAGCAGTCCTCGGAATAGATGGTGCCCATAAGAACATGGTCATGGCTGCGATCGCATTCAACATTAGAAAGTACATGAAGTTCTCCATTACTAAAACAGCCCAAAAGACGCTTCAAAGAGCTAGGATCGGCTTCTCAGGCGCAATATGTGGTGATGCAAGAGTCGCTATTCCGAATTTTTAA
- a CDS encoding erythromycin esterase family protein, giving the protein MLLIRFSVTLLVIILLADREVCGQNNRFSEHIKNAPIILDPSALSNDSLFNLEGEMNSNFKVLGIGEQSHGTSEFFKARMSLIKSLVKSTGLTKIGLEAPFAEVENLNTYISEGKGDLRQILKSFRLFNYECKEFVDLVENVKLLNGSAKSPLTFFGIDMQTPFQALQNLSESCSANDRATADSIKKLTEYYRLLDNEMYNHSFNKGDFADLLELSDQIFNKLSRDRAACLKKSLVRKSRDNYKQFLLLNNPINSSEAQATLRDSLMAENIINELKPGDKIVILAHNGHVQRTPNAYSKSMGFFLSQRLGAQYQCIALTTSTGFYTAFTPAAGKITDKNPIPVGSAGTFEYEFSKIQKPMFFFKTSTVKKQNGDGALPNKYKLLPFGLTDKPFVSGNLLDDFNYILHIEETFGNQSFYLK; this is encoded by the coding sequence ATGCTTTTAATTCGATTTTCCGTCACTCTCTTAGTCATAATTCTCTTAGCTGATCGTGAAGTATGCGGCCAAAATAATCGCTTTTCAGAGCACATCAAGAATGCGCCCATCATTCTTGACCCATCAGCTTTATCAAATGATTCGCTCTTCAACCTGGAAGGTGAAATGAATTCAAATTTCAAAGTGCTAGGGATTGGGGAACAGTCTCACGGCACTTCCGAGTTTTTCAAGGCAAGAATGTCTTTGATTAAGTCACTTGTCAAATCCACTGGATTGACTAAAATAGGACTCGAGGCCCCGTTTGCAGAAGTCGAAAATCTAAATACGTATATTTCAGAAGGGAAAGGGGACCTTCGACAGATATTAAAATCATTCAGATTGTTCAACTATGAATGTAAGGAGTTTGTGGACTTGGTAGAAAACGTAAAGCTCTTAAATGGATCGGCGAAAAGCCCGCTAACCTTCTTTGGCATTGATATGCAGACCCCGTTTCAAGCATTGCAAAACTTATCAGAATCTTGTAGTGCAAATGACCGTGCCACGGCCGATTCAATCAAGAAGCTGACTGAATATTATCGGCTCTTGGATAATGAGATGTACAACCACTCATTCAACAAGGGAGATTTTGCAGATCTCTTAGAACTAAGCGATCAAATATTTAACAAGTTGTCAAGGGACAGAGCGGCCTGCTTGAAAAAGAGTCTTGTTCGCAAAAGCAGAGACAATTACAAGCAATTCCTGTTGCTGAACAATCCAATAAACTCCTCAGAAGCACAAGCAACTCTGAGGGATTCGCTAATGGCGGAAAACATCATAAATGAATTAAAACCCGGCGATAAGATTGTTATTCTAGCTCATAACGGTCATGTACAAAGAACCCCAAATGCATATTCAAAAAGTATGGGATTCTTCTTGTCCCAGAGATTGGGGGCTCAATACCAGTGCATAGCACTTACTACGTCCACTGGATTTTACACAGCTTTTACGCCCGCAGCAGGTAAAATTACTGACAAAAATCCGATACCTGTCGGGAGCGCTGGAACTTTCGAATATGAATTTTCTAAAATCCAAAAACCAATGTTTTTCTTCAAAACATCGACTGTCAAAAAACAGAATGGTGATGGGGCTCTGCCAAATAAATACAAATTGCTTCCATTTGGTTTAACAGACAAACCCTTTGTAAGTGGAAACCTGCTGGACGACTTCAATTATATTCTTCACATTGAGGAAACTTTTGGAAACCAAAGCTTCTATCTTAAGTAA
- a CDS encoding MATE family efflux transporter, which yields MTATNQLGEAPIRTLFFQNYGPAIISLLSSIVHQVINGIILGQQIGRDGLAAVGLYGPVVIILVALSLPVMIGGGVLIGKSIGAGDFKQVQQVFQFATTLVMVFGSCIAITAPFSAVPLARVLAGAANVTLVHNTADYAFWQLLSLPFFFLGMIWGNFVRANNAPTVSRNASILAAGVNIILDLILIVGFGLGVKGASIATSVALATGATYLFVFILKGNTHLSFSSFRFTLKLPQWKQFIKIGLPSFASEIAFSCGLLLINQSLIHFGATAVAAFGLVNYLSFLLIRPFTAAMIAALPIISFNIGAKQPQRVLETLRFSLGFTLLLGIVVTAIGLLLSDQLIVLFSGDKNMAYRKIANQAMGLYFLLFIAAGPNYLLAAFFQSTGKTIIALFINLLKGFLLVAPALLILPEHLGLPGIWLSRSLAEILTLIIVAAYTMYHKDRYYAASAIVPNT from the coding sequence ATGACCGCCACGAATCAGTTAGGAGAAGCTCCTATTAGGACGCTGTTTTTTCAAAATTACGGCCCTGCTATAATAAGTCTGCTGTCTTCTATCGTTCACCAGGTTATTAATGGAATTATACTCGGACAACAAATTGGCAGGGACGGCCTGGCTGCGGTGGGACTATATGGTCCTGTCGTAATTATCCTGGTAGCATTGAGCTTACCTGTTATGATAGGTGGCGGAGTGCTGATCGGCAAGAGTATTGGAGCCGGAGACTTTAAGCAGGTTCAACAGGTCTTTCAATTTGCTACCACCCTTGTTATGGTGTTTGGAAGTTGCATAGCAATTACTGCACCCTTTTCAGCAGTCCCTCTTGCCCGAGTCCTGGCGGGGGCAGCCAATGTTACACTGGTGCACAATACGGCAGACTATGCATTTTGGCAGTTGTTAAGTCTGCCCTTTTTCTTCCTTGGAATGATCTGGGGAAACTTTGTCCGTGCTAACAACGCGCCAACGGTGTCGCGAAATGCTTCGATTTTGGCTGCAGGCGTCAATATCATTTTAGATCTAATACTGATTGTGGGTTTTGGTCTAGGGGTAAAAGGTGCATCGATTGCCACATCAGTGGCATTAGCTACTGGTGCAACCTACCTTTTCGTATTCATATTAAAGGGTAATACACACCTTAGTTTTTCTTCATTTCGCTTTACATTGAAACTTCCACAGTGGAAGCAGTTTATTAAAATTGGACTTCCCTCGTTTGCATCCGAAATCGCATTTTCGTGTGGTTTGCTATTGATTAACCAGTCGTTGATCCATTTCGGAGCCACAGCAGTGGCCGCGTTTGGTTTGGTCAACTACCTTAGTTTTCTGCTCATCCGACCTTTTACAGCTGCTATGATCGCCGCACTCCCAATTATTTCATTCAACATAGGGGCAAAGCAACCCCAGCGTGTTTTAGAGACTTTACGTTTCTCGCTTGGCTTTACACTGTTGTTGGGGATTGTGGTGACCGCAATCGGATTGCTTTTATCCGACCAGCTGATTGTGTTGTTTTCCGGAGACAAAAACATGGCTTATCGGAAAATTGCAAACCAGGCAATGGGCTTATACTTTTTACTTTTTATTGCGGCCGGGCCAAACTATTTGCTCGCAGCCTTTTTTCAGAGTACGGGCAAGACAATCATAGCACTATTTATCAACTTGCTAAAAGGATTTTTGCTGGTTGCACCGGCCCTTTTGATTCTTCCAGAACATCTTGGTCTGCCAGGAATTTGGCTATCTCGATCTTTGGCCGAAATACTGACGTTGATCATCGTCGCAGCATATACGATGTACCACAAAGATAGATACTACGCGGCTAGTGCAATCGTACCAAATACTTAA
- a CDS encoding Kazal-type serine protease inhibitor domain-containing protein, producing the protein MLGCREKTPDLQCIEGARDTSGCYTNYDPVCGCNGKTYSNDCEARAYGINIFTVGACEKDK; encoded by the coding sequence ATGCTTGGATGTCGTGAAAAGACCCCCGATTTGCAATGCATTGAGGGTGCCAGAGATACTTCTGGCTGCTATACGAACTATGACCCCGTTTGTGGGTGTAATGGGAAAACATATAGTAACGACTGCGAAGCGCGCGCATACGGTATCAATATCTTCACTGTGGGCGCGTGTGAGAAAGATAAATAA